A DNA window from Streptomyces canus contains the following coding sequences:
- a CDS encoding FAD-dependent oxidoreductase: MIHPVAVIGAGPFGLSTAAHLRARGIPVRVFGDPMVSWRDHMPAGMLLKSTPAASNLDAPQHGHTLVDYCDAAGIPRLVTDEDIVPVETFIAYGRWFQQKLVPELEQVRVVSVDRSEQGGFQLKLDSGESFTARAVVVATGLSGFSHLPPELAAAAPDGPAPTGPVSHSSQHHDLTRYSGKELIVVGAGQSALETAALAAEAGAQVRVVARGRGSVAFGAPPWKQPRLRPESPFGRAWSLWALTYYPHPYRHLPAGTRHFLVRRVLGPLGAWWLRDRFEGKVRVTEVERILKADTSQGHPSLEVLTSTGTMDRLAADHVIAATGYRVDLAAMDFLGHELRTALAVSRGTPRLGAGYVSSVPGLYFTGLPAAASYGPVMRFVCGTEFASPRLARHLAAAHG, encoded by the coding sequence GTGATCCATCCGGTAGCAGTCATCGGCGCCGGGCCATTCGGCCTGTCGACCGCCGCCCATCTGCGGGCGCGTGGCATACCCGTGCGCGTCTTCGGCGATCCCATGGTCAGCTGGCGCGACCACATGCCCGCGGGCATGCTCCTCAAGTCGACCCCGGCCGCCTCCAACCTCGACGCGCCCCAGCACGGGCACACCCTCGTCGACTACTGCGACGCGGCGGGGATCCCCCGGCTGGTGACGGACGAGGACATCGTCCCCGTGGAGACCTTCATCGCCTACGGCCGGTGGTTCCAGCAGAAGCTGGTGCCCGAGCTGGAGCAGGTGCGGGTGGTGTCCGTGGACCGGAGCGAGCAGGGGGGTTTCCAGCTCAAGCTCGACTCGGGGGAGTCGTTCACCGCGCGGGCGGTCGTCGTCGCCACCGGTCTGTCGGGGTTCTCCCACCTGCCCCCGGAGCTGGCCGCCGCCGCACCCGACGGACCCGCCCCGACCGGCCCGGTCTCCCACAGCTCCCAGCACCACGACCTCACCCGCTACTCCGGCAAGGAGCTGATCGTCGTCGGCGCCGGCCAGTCGGCGCTGGAGACGGCCGCCCTGGCGGCGGAGGCGGGCGCGCAGGTCAGGGTGGTCGCCCGCGGCCGCGGCAGCGTGGCCTTCGGCGCACCGCCGTGGAAGCAGCCCAGGCTGCGCCCCGAGTCGCCCTTCGGCCGGGCCTGGTCGCTGTGGGCCCTGACCTACTACCCGCACCCCTACCGCCACCTCCCGGCCGGCACCCGCCACTTCCTGGTCCGACGGGTCCTCGGCCCGCTCGGCGCGTGGTGGCTGCGCGACCGCTTCGAGGGGAAGGTGCGGGTCACCGAGGTGGAGCGCATCCTCAAGGCGGACACGTCGCAGGGGCACCCGAGCCTGGAGGTCCTCACCAGCACCGGGACCATGGACCGCCTCGCCGCCGACCACGTCATCGCGGCCACCGGCTACCGCGTCGACCTCGCCGCGATGGACTTCCTCGGCCATGAACTGCGCACCGCCCTCGCCGTCAGCCGGGGCACGCCCAGGCTCGGCGCCGGATACGTCTCCTCCGTACCTGGCCTGTACTTCACCGGCCTGCCGGCGGCGGCGTCCTACGGCCCGGTGATGCGCTTCGTGTGCGGCACGGAATTCGCCTCCCCGAGGCTCGCCCGCCACCTGGCGGCGGCCCACGGCTAG
- a CDS encoding carboxylate--amine ligase, with protein sequence MPFEADRDVPALIVKFGDYPLHHGGVGAIRSLGRLGVPIYAITEDRYTPAAASRYLTRAFVWPTTGTEDPGRLIEGLIRIGRRIGRPAVLVPTDEEAAVLIAEHQSDLFGRFLFPRVQSGLPRRLASKQGLHELCVEHGIASPEAAFPQSYDDIVDFAEKARFPVVAKNREAFVRRRRPAVGGTTRIATREGLLALARDWGERPGVILQEYLPREEAEDWIVHAYFDRDSTPLALFTGVKVRSWPPHAGMTASAYVVDNPELADLTARFIKQIGYTGIIDLDLRFDRRDGQYKLLDFNPRMGAQFRLFESESAVDVVRAMHLDLTGRAVPEGEQRAGHHYVVENIDLPALLAYRRSGYTTPHAPKRPSGTELAWFAGDDPLPFLTMLGRFVRPGARHLHQMWRASRRGSATS encoded by the coding sequence GTGCCATTCGAGGCCGATCGTGACGTACCGGCCCTGATCGTCAAGTTCGGCGACTACCCGCTGCACCACGGCGGAGTCGGCGCGATCCGCAGTCTGGGCCGCCTCGGCGTGCCCATATACGCCATCACGGAGGACCGCTACACGCCCGCCGCCGCCTCCCGGTACCTCACCCGCGCGTTCGTCTGGCCGACGACCGGCACCGAGGACCCGGGCCGGCTGATCGAGGGACTGATCCGGATCGGGCGCCGCATCGGCCGCCCCGCCGTCCTCGTACCCACCGACGAGGAGGCGGCGGTCCTGATCGCCGAGCACCAGAGCGACCTCTTCGGCCGCTTCCTCTTCCCGCGCGTGCAGTCCGGCCTGCCTCGCCGGCTGGCCAGCAAACAGGGCCTGCACGAACTGTGCGTGGAACACGGGATCGCGAGCCCGGAGGCCGCCTTCCCGCAGTCGTACGACGACATCGTCGACTTCGCCGAGAAGGCCCGTTTCCCGGTGGTGGCCAAGAACCGCGAGGCGTTCGTACGGCGCCGGCGGCCCGCGGTGGGCGGCACCACACGCATCGCCACCCGTGAAGGGCTGCTCGCCCTCGCCCGTGACTGGGGCGAGCGGCCCGGCGTGATCCTCCAGGAGTACCTGCCGCGAGAGGAGGCCGAGGACTGGATCGTGCACGCCTACTTCGACCGCGACTCCACACCGCTGGCCCTGTTCACCGGCGTCAAGGTGCGCTCCTGGCCGCCGCACGCGGGCATGACGGCCAGTGCGTACGTCGTCGACAACCCGGAACTCGCGGATCTCACCGCACGTTTCATCAAACAGATCGGCTACACCGGCATCATCGACCTCGACCTGCGCTTCGACCGGCGCGACGGTCAGTACAAACTGCTGGACTTCAATCCACGCATGGGCGCCCAGTTCCGGCTCTTCGAGAGCGAGTCGGCGGTGGACGTCGTCCGCGCCATGCACCTGGATCTGACCGGGCGTGCCGTTCCGGAGGGGGAACAGCGGGCCGGTCACCACTATGTCGTGGAGAACATCGACCTGCCCGCCCTGCTGGCCTACCGCCGCAGCGGCTACACGACTCCGCACGCGCCGAAGCGGCCCAGCGGGACCGAGCTGGCCTGGTTCGCGGGTGACGACCCGCTGCCGTTCCTCACGATGCTCGGGCGCTTCGTGCGGCCGGGCGCCAGGCATCTCCACCAGATGTGGCGGGCCAGCCGCCGCGGCAGCGCGACCAGCTGA
- a CDS encoding glycoside hydrolase family 53 protein: MRRRSVLAAAGAATLAAPVLGATQAVAAPVVSGASGGRCLEIRGIDISSLPKNEDHGAVYRTADGRREDPIRLMAQAGVTHARLKVWVNPADGYNNKAHILPLARRLKRAGVGIWIDFHYSDSWADPAHQTKPAAWADLDVAGLTRAVYDHTADVLGALKRQGTPAQLVQIGNELNGGLIWPEGNWEHFDTMTAFLKAGLSAAKDTTPRVRTILHLANGGDNGLYRWWFDNMVAYGVDFDVIGLSYYPFWHGPIANAAANMADITARYGKPCVIAETAYPFTLESEDDVNDILNDPSQLTEGFPATPEGQAAWLRAVADLAAGVPDGQGLGYCYWEGLWTYRAGSGWDPADPSSGNAWENLALFDFQDRALPGLRTLGRYRS; encoded by the coding sequence ATGCGCAGACGCAGTGTTCTCGCCGCTGCCGGAGCCGCCACGCTGGCCGCACCGGTGCTGGGGGCGACCCAGGCCGTGGCCGCTCCGGTCGTTTCCGGCGCTTCCGGCGGCCGTTGCCTGGAGATCCGGGGCATCGACATCTCCTCGCTGCCGAAGAACGAGGACCACGGGGCGGTGTACCGCACGGCCGACGGCCGCCGCGAGGACCCGATCCGCCTCATGGCCCAGGCCGGTGTCACCCACGCCCGGCTCAAGGTGTGGGTGAACCCGGCCGACGGCTACAACAACAAGGCGCACATCCTGCCGCTGGCCCGGCGCCTCAAGCGGGCCGGGGTCGGCATCTGGATCGACTTCCACTACTCCGACAGCTGGGCCGACCCCGCCCACCAGACCAAGCCGGCCGCCTGGGCGGACCTGGACGTGGCGGGTCTGACACGCGCGGTGTACGACCACACGGCCGACGTCCTGGGAGCGCTGAAGCGGCAGGGCACGCCTGCTCAACTCGTGCAGATCGGCAACGAGTTGAACGGCGGGCTCATCTGGCCCGAGGGCAACTGGGAGCACTTCGACACCATGACCGCCTTCCTCAAGGCGGGCCTGAGCGCGGCCAAGGACACCACCCCGCGCGTCCGGACGATCCTGCACCTGGCGAACGGCGGCGACAACGGGCTGTACCGCTGGTGGTTCGACAACATGGTGGCGTACGGCGTCGACTTCGACGTCATAGGGCTCTCCTACTACCCGTTCTGGCACGGCCCGATCGCGAACGCGGCCGCCAACATGGCGGACATCACCGCGCGTTACGGCAAGCCGTGCGTGATAGCCGAGACGGCGTACCCGTTCACGCTGGAGAGCGAGGACGACGTCAACGACATCCTGAACGACCCCTCACAGCTGACCGAGGGCTTCCCGGCCACGCCCGAGGGCCAGGCCGCCTGGCTGCGCGCGGTGGCCGACCTGGCGGCCGGTGTGCCGGACGGGCAGGGGCTCGGCTACTGCTACTGGGAGGGCCTGTGGACCTACCGCGCCGGCAGCGGCTGGGACCCGGCGGACCCGTCCTCGGGCAACGCGTGGGAGAACCTGGCGCTGTTCGACTTCCAGGACAGGGCGCTGCCGGGGCTGCGGACGCTGGGGCGTTATCGGTCGTAG